The Fibrobacter sp. nucleotide sequence AGATAAGGTATAAGGGCCGGGAGATCGATCTTCGTGTGTCCACTTATCCTGTGATGACCAGGAACAGAGGGGTAAACGAAAAGGTCGTTCTTAGAATCCTTGATCCGCAATCAAAGAACCTGACCCTTGACGTGCTGGGATTTCTCCCCCGGACACTTAAAACATTCAGCGAGATGATCAATCGTCCCGACGGAATAATTCTGGTGACAGGACCGACCGGAAGCGGTAAAAGCTCGACCCTTTATTCTGCCCTGCAGAAAATTTACAGCGTGTCAAAGAATATCGTCACCATGGAAGATCCTGTGGAATATCATCTGGACGGAATCAGTCAGGGGCAGATAAATACCAAAGCCGGATTTACATTTGCAGAAGGGATGAGATCAATTCTCCGCCAGGACCCGGATATTATCATGATAGGTGAGATGCGGGACAGGGAGACATGTGAGATGGCGATTCAGGCGGCTCTCACAGGGCATCTGGTGTTCTCGACCCTGCACACCAACGACTCTGCATCAGCTTACACCCGCTTGCTTGACATGGGGCTTGAACCCTACCTGATCACATCGACTGTTATCGGGATTCTGGCTCAGCGGCTGGTTCGCAAGATCTGCACAAGGTGCAGGGAGGCGTATACCCCTGAACCAGAGCTGCTTTCTAAAATCGGAATACGCCCGGGTATTCAGCTTTACAGAGGGAAGGGGTGCAAACAATGCGGTGGTTCAGGTTATTCGGGACGTATCGGGATTTTTGAACTTCTGGTACCAGATGCAAATATTACCAAGCTGGTGCTTCAGCGCGCCCCTTTTGAGCAGATCAAGCAGTATTGCCTTAAGAGAGGGGATTTCGATTCACTCCGTCGTGACGGATTGAGAAAGGCTATTGAAGGATTGACAACTATAGAGCAGGTACTTGGAGCAACACAGAATGATTAAGAACGGAAGTTCGTTTATCGATAAACTGGTTTTGAATCCCGTGCAGCGAGAGGCGGTACTTTATGATGGTGGACCGGAACTGGTGTTTGCAGGAGCAGGGACGGGAAAAACCCGGGTATTGACCGCCAAGATTGCTTATCTGATCGAAAAGGGTACTCCGCCAGGAAGAATTTTCGCTGCTACATTTACAAACAAAGCAGCACGGGAGATGCGCACCAGGGTTGAGTGTT carries:
- a CDS encoding type II/IV secretion system protein, yielding MSTYPVMTRNRGVNEKVVLRILDPQSKNLTLDVLGFLPRTLKTFSEMINRPDGIILVTGPTGSGKSSTLYSALQKIYSVSKNIVTMEDPVEYHLDGISQGQINTKAGFTFAEGMRSILRQDPDIIMIGEMRDRETCEMAIQAALTGHLVFSTLHTNDSASAYTRLLDMGLEPYLITSTVIGILAQRLVRKICTRCREAYTPEPELLSKIGIRPGIQLYRGKGCKQCGGSGYSGRIGIFELLVPDANITKLVLQRAPFEQIKQYCLKRGDFDSLRRDGLRKAIEGLTTIEQVLGATQND